In Capsicum annuum cultivar UCD-10X-F1 chromosome 11, UCD10Xv1.1, whole genome shotgun sequence, one genomic interval encodes:
- the LOC107848225 gene encoding cell division topological specificity factor homolog, chloroplastic gives MAISGDLRVSATLIPYPKNPLRTSLPPSKVDFSAFLNGGSSSTEVLPKWSRVASDSHSLRCHSRKPFGILGDYKVSASSISQEFDNLLLNAIGMSFFERLSLAWKIMFPPSPSASNSAANIAKQRLKMILFSDRCAVSEEAKQKIVSNVISALSDFVEIESQEKVQLSVSTDPDLGTIYSVTVPVRRVRSEYQVEDPTGTITNIDYKDTGDSSGSVDVKFDFYIPNENFDEYGNVKL, from the exons ATGGCAATTTCAGGAGATTTAAGGGTCTCCGCTACGTTGATTCCATATCCAAAGAATCCACTTCGGACCTCTCTTCCTCCTTCCAAG GTAGATTTTAGTGCCTTTCTTAACGGTGGATCTAGTTCCACTGAGGTGTTGCCCAAATGGTCTCGTGTAGCATCTGATAGCCATAGCTTACGATGCCACTCAAGAAAGCCTTTTGGGATCCTTGGAGACTATAAAGTATCAGCAAGTTCCATCAGCCAGGAATTTGATAATTTACTCCTCAATGCTATCGGCATGAGCTTTTTTGAGCGCCTAAGCTTGGCTTGGAAGATAATGTTTCCACCATCCCCTTCGGCAAGTAATTCTGCTGCTAATATTGCTAAACAACGCCTGAAGATGATTCTCTTCTCTGATAGATGTGCTGTCAGCGAAGAGGCCAAACAGAAGATTGTAAGCAACGTCATTAGCGCTCTCTCTGATTTTGTGGAAATAGAATCGCAGGAAAAAGTACAGCTTAGCGTCTCAACGGATCCAGACCTTGGGACAATCTACTCTGTCACGGTGCCAGTCAGACGGGTGAGATCAGAATACCAGGTAGAGGATCCAACTGGAACAATAACTAACATCGACTACAAAGACACTGGAGATAGTTCTGGTTCAGTTGATGTCAAGTTCGACTTCTATATTCCAAACGAGAATTTCGATGAGTATGGTAATGTGAAACTTTGA